One Paenibacillus crassostreae DNA segment encodes these proteins:
- a CDS encoding response regulator transcription factor, which produces MLKLMVVDDNISDLEAIQQIVNSISFFEWVGGFANPHEALSEMMRKPPDIVITTVELPEMNGLSLTRKMQEVLPWVHVIIAARNSNFATEAYEVGARGYLIKPFRQESLLKLIGNVFSF; this is translated from the coding sequence ATGCTCAAGTTGATGGTTGTTGATGATAATATCTCGGATCTGGAAGCTATTCAACAAATCGTGAACTCCATTTCATTTTTTGAATGGGTAGGAGGATTTGCAAATCCCCATGAAGCCTTATCCGAAATGATGCGGAAGCCGCCAGATATCGTAATCACCACCGTAGAGTTGCCGGAGATGAATGGATTGTCTTTGACCCGTAAGATGCAGGAAGTTCTGCCTTGGGTTCATGTCATTATTGCAGCACGAAACAGTAATTTTGCCACAGAAGCCTACGAGGTCGGAGCAAGGGGTTATCTTATCAAGCCCTTCCGGCAGGAAAGTCTATTGAAGTTGATTGGCAATGTATTTAGCTTCTGA
- a CDS encoding MarR family winged helix-turn-helix transcriptional regulator yields MEDSTWGRLQEADWLFRKMIRRYVKERDRVTVAGITLPGMLILHKIINEGEQRLGDLAEEFDFTSGAITALSDKLEKAGYTVRKRKEDDRRTVLLDVTDKGRELYDRNDNIGARCITLLFEGFTEEEIALQSRFYERMVSNLEKFSETLLTLGKQNAEVTEPPTPEQKRSSTPKKSNYLSY; encoded by the coding sequence ATGGAGGACAGTACCTGGGGACGATTGCAAGAAGCCGATTGGCTGTTCCGTAAAATGATTAGAAGATATGTGAAAGAAAGAGACCGCGTTACGGTAGCGGGGATTACATTACCCGGGATGCTGATTCTTCACAAGATCATCAACGAGGGTGAACAGCGACTCGGTGATCTAGCAGAGGAGTTCGATTTCACCTCTGGGGCCATCACCGCACTGAGCGATAAGCTGGAGAAAGCGGGTTATACCGTGCGCAAACGTAAAGAGGATGATAGGCGAACAGTTCTGCTGGATGTCACGGATAAAGGTCGTGAATTATACGACCGTAACGATAACATCGGGGCTCGATGTATAACGCTTCTGTTCGAGGGATTTACAGAGGAAGAGATTGCATTGCAGAGCCGCTTCTATGAGCGGATGGTTAGCAATCTTGAGAAATTCTCAGAGACGCTACTGACACTTGGGAAGCAGAATGCCGAAGTTACTGAGCCTCCTACCCCCGAACAGAAGCGAAGCAGCACACCGAAGAAGAGTAATTACTTAAGCTATTAA
- a CDS encoding histidine kinase N-terminal 7TM domain-containing protein, translating into MSIGKYLFALLLVATCLMLFISYLSFRKRKLLVAKFNALMMLAASFYSFGYAFEIISEDIEIIKFWLSFEYIGIPFITTFWLILVIYFTGYQKVLKRWVWLLLFLIPVLTFLLQLTNDLHYLFYRNIMMDYSSIIPTVDSLKGPWYWVHICYIYIQVIVGMTLFVMMYLKAVPLVRKQITVIILGAVAPWISNLVYVFGIFGLHVDLTPFGFTLSGILYIWGIYQFNLLRLAPIALQKVYETMQDGVVFLDYDNNIINYNEAAQEVFEELHDMKGNKGSAYHVFSNYPELLQKIIVLENSDIQITITRKEETRYYHLKVSLIYDKGQITLGKMLIFSDITQLIDYQEKLQSNVNQLAELNAFKDKLFTVVAHDIRDPLAVLVNLTEILDEEMKTVGSENIEIFQEVSGQVRNTYTLVENLLDWFRSQSGKIMFNPLVWDLSSIVQQFIHSITIRSEIKEIKITFKIDDEIQVFADKEILNLILRNLLSNAIKFTDIGGNIHIGAIKKGDQVIISVRDSGVGIDSVIVKSLFHKALDAPSQGTKGEKGTGLGLFLSSEFIQMHGGEIWVESIQGEGSTFFFSLPVNEAGRNTKSRLEREFDLTWKS; encoded by the coding sequence ATGAGCATAGGTAAGTATTTATTCGCATTATTGCTTGTAGCAACATGTCTTATGCTGTTCATTTCCTATCTTTCATTTAGAAAACGTAAGCTACTCGTAGCCAAATTCAATGCACTAATGATGTTGGCTGCCTCTTTCTATTCCTTCGGTTACGCGTTTGAGATCATAAGCGAAGATATCGAGATTATCAAATTCTGGTTAAGTTTTGAATATATTGGAATCCCCTTTATAACTACGTTTTGGTTGATTCTTGTCATTTATTTTACAGGATATCAAAAGGTACTGAAACGATGGGTATGGCTACTACTTTTTCTCATACCAGTCCTTACGTTTCTATTACAATTAACCAACGATCTGCACTACCTTTTTTATCGAAATATTATGATGGATTATAGTTCTATTATACCGACAGTCGATTCTCTCAAAGGACCTTGGTACTGGGTACATATTTGCTATATATATATTCAAGTCATAGTGGGTATGACTCTATTCGTGATGATGTATCTGAAAGCAGTACCTCTTGTTCGTAAGCAGATCACGGTAATTATCCTTGGAGCTGTAGCCCCATGGATATCCAACTTGGTCTACGTTTTTGGAATTTTTGGGTTACATGTGGATTTGACGCCGTTCGGATTCACCTTGTCCGGTATTTTATATATTTGGGGGATCTATCAGTTTAACCTCCTTAGATTAGCACCTATTGCATTGCAAAAAGTGTATGAAACGATGCAGGATGGGGTTGTCTTCCTTGATTATGACAACAACATTATTAATTATAATGAAGCTGCCCAAGAGGTGTTTGAAGAGTTACATGATATGAAAGGGAATAAGGGTTCAGCTTATCATGTATTCTCTAACTATCCGGAGCTATTGCAGAAAATCATAGTTTTGGAAAATAGTGATATCCAAATTACGATCACGAGAAAAGAAGAAACTAGGTACTACCATTTAAAAGTATCGCTCATTTACGATAAAGGTCAAATTACCCTGGGGAAAATGCTTATTTTTAGTGATATTACGCAATTAATAGATTACCAGGAGAAGCTACAATCCAATGTCAATCAATTGGCGGAGTTGAATGCTTTTAAGGATAAGTTATTTACTGTTGTTGCACATGACATCCGTGATCCGCTTGCTGTACTCGTTAATTTAACAGAAATACTAGATGAGGAGATGAAGACGGTTGGAAGCGAGAATATTGAGATTTTCCAAGAGGTAAGCGGTCAGGTAAGAAATACGTATACGTTAGTTGAAAATCTACTGGATTGGTTCAGGAGCCAAAGTGGGAAGATCATGTTCAATCCATTGGTATGGGATTTATCATCGATTGTACAGCAGTTTATTCATTCCATAACCATACGAAGTGAAATCAAAGAAATTAAGATTACCTTCAAGATCGATGATGAAATCCAGGTATTTGCTGATAAAGAAATACTGAATTTAATATTACGAAATCTGCTTTCCAATGCCATCAAATTTACTGACATAGGCGGGAATATTCATATAGGGGCAATAAAGAAGGGGGATCAGGTCATTATCTCTGTCAGGGATTCAGGTGTGGGAATAGACTCGGTTATCGTGAAATCTCTTTTTCATAAAGCGCTAGATGCTCCATCTCAAGGCACGAAAGGGGAGAAAGGAACAGGATTAGGTCTCTTCCTATCTAGTGAATTTATTCAAATGCATGGTGGTGAAATTTGGGTTGAAAGCATTCAGGGAGAAGGCAGTACATTTTTCTTCTCACTACCGGTGAATGAAGCGGGAAGAAATACGAAATCACGATTGGAACGGGAGTTCGATCTAACATGGAAGTCATAA
- a CDS encoding aryl-sulfate sulfotransferase codes for MGHSTVYPTGATVYNPEKAWSGYTVYQAGDEGVVLIDMNGKEVHLWKGLLGFPAKVFPGGYVLGSTGRRDPKFGIQDNVDLVQVDWNGNIVWKFNSYEHIEDPGYEPLWYARQHHDYQREGNPVGYYAPGLEPKVTSGNTLILAHKNLFNSEISDKELLDDAILEVDWEGNIIWEWLPSEHFDELGFDEAAKNVLFRDPNTRSFGKLGGGVGDWLHINSASYVGPNKFYDAGDERFHPDNIIWDAREANIIAITDKKTGKIVWRIGPDYSLPELKHIDWIIGQHHAHIIPKGLPGEGNLLVFDNGGWGGYGLPNPSSPFGQKNALRDHSRILEINPVTLEIEWQYTAAEAGFSVPTDSYKFYSPYISAAQRLANGNTLITEGSNGRLFEVTPEHELVWEYISPYTDTRNTNMVYRSYRLPYEWVPQLEEPVEIAIEAIDVSSFRLPGAATKGSDSVVSVETTLPFAEGAACVATSGEGRHHKSQSK; via the coding sequence ATGGGACATTCAACAGTTTATCCAACAGGCGCTACCGTATATAACCCTGAGAAGGCGTGGAGCGGTTATACCGTATACCAAGCAGGAGATGAAGGCGTAGTATTAATCGATATGAATGGGAAAGAAGTACATCTATGGAAAGGGTTACTTGGGTTTCCGGCTAAAGTATTCCCAGGTGGGTATGTTCTTGGAAGCACAGGAAGGAGAGATCCTAAATTCGGAATTCAAGATAATGTAGATCTTGTACAGGTGGATTGGAATGGGAATATTGTATGGAAATTCAATAGTTATGAGCATATAGAGGACCCCGGTTATGAGCCACTATGGTATGCCCGCCAACATCATGACTACCAGAGAGAGGGTAATCCTGTTGGTTACTATGCACCGGGACTTGAACCCAAAGTTACAAGTGGTAACACACTTATTCTTGCACACAAGAATCTGTTCAACAGTGAAATCTCCGACAAAGAGTTATTGGATGACGCGATCTTAGAAGTAGATTGGGAAGGGAATATCATCTGGGAATGGCTTCCGAGCGAACATTTTGATGAATTGGGCTTCGATGAAGCTGCCAAGAATGTTTTGTTCCGAGATCCAAATACACGCTCCTTCGGCAAACTTGGAGGTGGTGTAGGGGACTGGTTGCATATCAACTCTGCTTCGTATGTGGGCCCTAATAAATTTTATGATGCAGGGGATGAACGGTTCCATCCAGATAATATTATATGGGATGCGCGAGAAGCGAATATTATCGCAATTACGGATAAGAAGACTGGAAAGATTGTTTGGAGAATCGGACCTGATTATTCTCTGCCAGAATTGAAGCATATTGATTGGATTATCGGTCAGCATCATGCTCATATCATTCCAAAAGGCTTGCCTGGAGAAGGTAATTTACTTGTATTTGATAACGGCGGCTGGGGTGGTTATGGACTGCCGAACCCATCATCACCATTTGGGCAAAAGAATGCCCTGCGAGATCATTCACGCATATTGGAGATTAATCCTGTTACGCTGGAGATTGAATGGCAGTACACCGCAGCAGAGGCAGGTTTCTCTGTTCCAACGGATTCCTATAAATTCTATAGTCCCTATATTAGCGCGGCACAGCGGTTGGCAAATGGAAACACCTTAATTACTGAAGGATCTAATGGGAGACTTTTCGAAGTTACGCCAGAGCATGAACTAGTCTGGGAATATATCTCGCCGTATACAGATACAAGAAATACGAACATGGTCTACCGTTCCTATCGTTTGCCCTATGAATGGGTACCACAGTTAGAAGAGCCTGTGGAAATTGCCATTGAGGCAATTGATGTATCCAGTTTCAGATTGCCTGGAGCTGCAACGAAGGGTTCAGATTCTGTTGTGAGCGTGGAAACGACACTGCCATTTGCGGAAGGTGCCGCTTGTGTGGCTACTTCGGGAGAAGGCAGACATCATAAGAGTCAAAGTAAATAG
- a CDS encoding aldo/keto reductase family protein, giving the protein MEYRRLGASGLKVSEISLGSWLTYGGYVEQENAVKAIQTAYDAGVNFFDTANVYERGAAEQLLGPTLKAYPRESYVLATKVYGNMGDGPNDSGLSRKHIMEQCHASLKRLDTDYVDIYYCHRFSPDTPIEETLRALDDLVRQGKVLYVGVSQWTAAQMEAALAVADRYLLDRIVVNQPLYNMFEREIEKEIIPLGEQKGIGQVVYSPLAQGLLTGKYSSAGAIPENSRAAKLGWNEDKISDVRIAKVQQLEKVANELGIKVGQLALAWILRQDNVSSALVGASRPEQVVQNVEASGITLSADVLTQIEGILA; this is encoded by the coding sequence ATGGAATATCGGAGACTTGGAGCAAGCGGACTGAAGGTTAGTGAAATAAGCTTGGGAAGTTGGTTGACTTACGGTGGGTATGTGGAACAAGAGAATGCGGTTAAGGCGATTCAGACGGCATATGATGCGGGAGTCAATTTCTTTGACACAGCGAATGTTTATGAACGTGGAGCGGCAGAACAGTTATTAGGTCCTACACTGAAGGCATATCCTCGCGAGTCTTATGTATTGGCTACGAAAGTATATGGCAACATGGGAGATGGACCTAATGATTCAGGATTGTCTCGTAAACATATTATGGAGCAATGTCACGCTAGTCTGAAACGTTTAGACACGGACTATGTAGATATTTACTATTGTCATCGTTTCTCCCCCGACACCCCAATTGAGGAAACCTTACGTGCGTTGGATGACTTAGTGCGCCAAGGCAAAGTACTCTATGTCGGAGTTAGTCAATGGACAGCAGCACAGATGGAAGCGGCGCTAGCCGTAGCAGATCGTTACTTGCTAGACCGAATCGTTGTTAATCAACCCCTATATAATATGTTCGAGCGTGAGATCGAGAAAGAGATTATTCCACTCGGTGAGCAGAAAGGTATCGGTCAAGTCGTATACTCACCATTAGCTCAAGGATTATTGACTGGCAAGTATAGCTCAGCAGGAGCAATTCCAGAGAATAGTCGCGCGGCTAAGCTTGGATGGAATGAAGATAAGATTAGTGATGTTCGCATTGCTAAAGTTCAACAGCTGGAGAAAGTAGCGAACGAGTTAGGCATTAAGGTTGGGCAGTTAGCACTAGCCTGGATATTGCGTCAGGACAATGTATCTAGCGCGCTTGTTGGAGCGAGTCGCCCTGAGCAAGTGGTTCAGAATGTTGAAGCTTCGGGGATTACCTTGTCCGCAGACGTACTTACGCAAATCGAGGGAATACTAGCTTAA
- a CDS encoding S-layer homology domain-containing protein yields MKVDTVATPSTTLAKFSDKVDISSWAQEAVTQSVEAKIIYGMTDNTFVPTEYATRAQAVVMLKRLLQYTSFIN; encoded by the coding sequence ATGAAAGTAGATACAGTAGCAACACCAAGCACTACCTTAGCTAAATTCAGTGACAAAGTAGATATAAGTAGCTGGGCACAAGAGGCTGTAACACAATCAGTGGAAGCCAAGATTATTTATGGTATGACTGATAACACGTTCGTCCCAACAGAGTATGCGACCCGTGCTCAAGCAGTAGTTATGCTTAAACGTTTGTTGCAATATACAAGCTTTATCAATTAA
- a CDS encoding ABC transporter substrate-binding protein, which produces MLVRKTFLSSAILLLSLSLVIVLSGCSSQGDAAASETKLKIKIADINTNPTFRVALEQGYFAKHGIDAELVDFGTPAEGVNSLFIKQVDVAFGADFPLLNAVAKGEYSIIASAGLATDESASEWKLFVRDDIQNPEDLKGKKLSFMRGTFLPYLWDEYLKEHHVSLDDVELIGQGAFDEAYIALKQGDLDAAWFVGSALIDKFVGLEGVHELTDMSQTTVRLGSGIVTSDEFLKNNPEGIENFLAAVDEAAVYAASHAEEVADLMYKEVKQPKEATLKDLPKNIWEVGFTQAAYDSLANQKKYMVDTGLIENDFDLNSKLNLEPLKIALPEKVTYQK; this is translated from the coding sequence ATGCTCGTGAGAAAGACATTCCTTAGCTCAGCTATTCTGCTCTTATCCTTATCGTTAGTTATTGTATTATCAGGCTGCAGCTCACAAGGAGATGCAGCGGCATCTGAGACAAAGCTGAAAATAAAAATTGCTGATATAAATACGAATCCAACATTCCGTGTAGCTTTAGAACAAGGCTACTTCGCTAAACATGGCATTGATGCAGAGTTGGTTGATTTCGGAACTCCTGCAGAAGGTGTGAATTCCCTATTCATAAAACAGGTAGATGTAGCCTTCGGTGCGGACTTTCCGTTATTGAATGCAGTCGCAAAGGGCGAATACTCTATCATTGCATCAGCAGGACTGGCAACGGATGAATCAGCTTCAGAATGGAAGCTGTTTGTAAGGGACGATATTCAGAATCCTGAAGATTTGAAAGGAAAGAAACTGAGCTTTATGCGAGGAACCTTTCTTCCGTATTTGTGGGATGAATATCTGAAGGAACATCATGTATCTTTAGATGATGTTGAATTGATCGGTCAGGGCGCATTTGATGAGGCTTATATAGCTTTGAAACAAGGTGATTTGGATGCAGCCTGGTTCGTTGGTTCGGCGCTGATCGATAAGTTCGTTGGCCTCGAAGGTGTGCACGAACTCACGGACATGTCCCAAACAACAGTACGGCTTGGTTCAGGAATTGTAACGTCAGATGAATTTCTTAAGAACAATCCAGAAGGCATAGAGAATTTTCTTGCTGCAGTTGATGAAGCGGCTGTTTATGCTGCTTCTCATGCTGAAGAGGTTGCTGATCTCATGTATAAAGAAGTGAAACAGCCTAAAGAAGCAACACTAAAAGATTTGCCGAAGAATATATGGGAGGTTGGGTTTACACAAGCAGCCTATGACAGCCTTGCAAATCAGAAGAAATACATGGTCGATACTGGATTGATTGAAAATGATTTTGATCTAAATAGTAAGCTAAATCTTGAACCTTTAAAGATAGCCTTGCCGGAGAAAGTTACCTATCAGAAGTAG
- a CDS encoding response regulator, which yields MEVIIIDDEKAMHLIMRKFLEKIPHIEIIGSFQDTESATLFLQDHTAQLAFVDISMPNESGMQFAKRMAETCKDLHIVFVTSHKEYAIDAFDIFALDYIVKPISFERLEKTVRRAIAIHQLSEAAKDDQNANRIFIYCMGGLELRSEQGGGMKWISRKSAELFGYLLFHRGRMVSRAKITEDIFGGMPTKNAETYLNTTIYQLRKSLESHGLKSLVKSNMDSYGIDITDEHIDFVEFEDKLKDFDVIDASNLDQAIAVEELFTGDLFGEKAFLWALNDIERFSRMYAVFVKKLAMALMNYRDRDSVTVRLLLKLLARNELDEEVFRLLMKAYTLQKDKGSLIRQYGQYVKMLRKELGISPSQELVVLHSQLLSTLKS from the coding sequence ATGGAAGTCATAATCATTGATGATGAAAAAGCCATGCATTTGATTATGAGAAAATTCCTTGAGAAAATTCCTCATATCGAAATCATTGGTTCGTTTCAGGATACGGAATCTGCCACCTTGTTTTTACAGGATCATACTGCACAATTGGCATTTGTTGATATAAGTATGCCTAATGAGAGTGGTATGCAATTTGCCAAGAGAATGGCAGAGACGTGCAAGGATCTCCATATTGTGTTTGTAACCTCCCATAAAGAATATGCAATTGATGCATTTGATATCTTCGCATTGGATTATATCGTTAAGCCTATTTCATTTGAACGACTTGAGAAGACGGTGAGAAGGGCGATAGCCATTCATCAATTATCCGAAGCCGCAAAGGATGATCAGAATGCAAATCGTATCTTTATTTATTGTATGGGTGGGTTAGAGCTTCGCAGCGAGCAAGGAGGCGGGATGAAATGGATATCTAGAAAAAGCGCGGAGCTATTCGGATATTTACTTTTTCATCGTGGTAGGATGGTATCGAGAGCAAAAATAACGGAAGATATTTTTGGTGGAATGCCTACAAAAAATGCAGAGACATACCTCAATACGACCATTTATCAATTAAGGAAATCTCTTGAGTCGCACGGATTGAAATCTCTGGTGAAATCTAATATGGATAGTTATGGCATAGATATCACAGATGAGCATATCGATTTTGTTGAATTCGAGGACAAGCTTAAAGATTTTGACGTCATTGACGCTTCAAATCTTGACCAGGCCATCGCAGTGGAGGAGCTTTTTACGGGTGATTTATTCGGGGAGAAGGCTTTTTTGTGGGCCTTGAATGATATAGAGCGATTCTCGAGGATGTATGCCGTATTTGTTAAGAAATTAGCAATGGCTTTGATGAATTATCGTGATCGAGATTCTGTTACAGTAAGACTCCTTCTTAAACTGCTAGCTCGCAATGAATTGGATGAAGAAGTATTTCGATTGCTAATGAAAGCTTATACTTTGCAAAAAGACAAGGGTTCCTTAATCAGACAGTATGGGCAATATGTAAAAATGCTGCGTAAAGAGCTTGGAATTAGCCCATCGCAGGAACTGGTTGTTCTGCATTCTCAATTACTATCAACCCTCAAATCTTGA